One Salvia splendens isolate huo1 chromosome 12, SspV2, whole genome shotgun sequence genomic window carries:
- the LOC121759313 gene encoding probable cyclic nucleotide-gated ion channel 20, chloroplastic isoform X2: protein MMNAEFLYAGVFEAMDASSRDEAPMLPASHLQSDDGVSSARRGISGKTRSVSMSFAMESPHPSEYQQNLVGLTGPLRQNSQVQMSGPLHPNRNNEVIFRPPQTAAEPENQARNGDGDYVGKNENLLSSGQLGKCSDPYCTACPIYYVQQKPLRTTEMIDAKYRNMLYGDAQSWAKRMRSHFLSYIPGVINPHAKLVQWWKKFFVICCIVASFLDPFFFFLFFVNKDYNCVELIWPKTREFLILRTIIDCVYFMHILLQFRLAYVAPETRVAGSGDLVDDPKMIAWNYFTTYFLVDLVVVLPLPQIILIFVLPHSASSPGIGIIKFVLPLAILVQYIPRLCRFLPSVAGFSPTGFMFESDWANFLMNLLMYILASHVVGSCWYFLSIQRVNKCFEDACHGGNKISNCTKFISCNHGYEKRFTPMPDWNDSKNNENANVCFMKDSFDFGIFVAAVNLTTNSDIFDRYLYSLFWGFQQISTLAGNQEPSYVPLEVVFTMFIIGIGLLLFALLIGNMQTILQELGRRRLEKSLRGRKVEQWMKHLRLPNNLQSQVRAAERFNWATGRGVNKDAMIENFPEDLQRNIRRHLFNYGFFNFSMNLSLMLYKRS from the exons GTGTATTTGAAGCAATGGATGCTTCATCGAGAGATGAAGCACCTATGCTGCCAGCTTCACATTTACAGTCCGATGATGGTGTCTCCTCTGCAAGAAGAGGGATTTCTGGTAAGACGAGGAGTGTGTCAATGTCTTTCGCTATGGAGTCTCCACATCCATCCGAATACCAGCAAAATCTAGTTGGTTTAACTGGCCCTTTGAGGCAAAATTCTCAAGTACAGATGAGTGGTCCATTACATCCTAACCGGAACAACGAGGTCATCTTTAGGCCTCCTCAGACAGCTGCTGAGCCTGAGAATCAGGCCAGGAATGGTGATGGGGACTACGTGGGGAAGAATGAGAACCTCTTGAGCTCTGGGCAGCTCGGGAAGTGCAGTGATCCCTACTGCACAGCTTGTCCCATCTATTATGTTCAGCAGAAGCCGTTAAGGACCACAGAGATGATTGATGCTAAG TATCGCAATATGCTCTATGGCGATGCACAAAGTTGGGCAAAGAGAATGCGTTCGCATTTCCTTTCTTACATTCCTGGGGTTATTAATCCTCATGCAAAACTCGTTCAATGGTGGAAAAAGTTCTTCGTTATCTGTTGCATTGTTGCGTCATTTCTcgatccatttttctttttcctattttttgtgAACAAG GATTACAACTGCGTCGAATTAATTTGGCCTAAGACACGAGAATTTCTCATCTTGAGGACCATTATCGACTGCGTTTATTTCATGCATATCCTCCTTCAG TTTAGGCTAGCTTATGTTGCTCCTGAAACAAGAGTTGCAGGGTCTGGCGATTTAGTTGATGATCCTAAGATGATAGCCTGGAATTATTTCACGACATACTTTCTTGTCGATCTAGTTGTTGTACTTCCCTTGCCACAG attatattaatatttgtcTTACCACACTCTGCCTCGTCACCTGGAATCGGAATTATAAAATTTGTCCTTCCATTGGCTATTCTCGTTCAGTATATACCAAGGCTGTGCAGATTCTTACCTTCTGTTGCTGGTTTTTCCCCAACTGGCTTCATGTTTGAGTCAGACTGGGCAAATTTCCTCATGAATCTTCTCATGTACATTTTAGCGAGCCATGTGGTTGGCTCATGCTGGTATTTTCTTAGCATACAG AGGGTCAATAAATGCTTTGAAGATGCATGCCATGGCGGGAACAAAATCAGTAACTGTACAAAATTCATCAGCTGTAATCATGGATATGAGAAGAGGTTTACACCCATGCCGGACTGGAATGACtcgaaaaataatgaaaatgcaaATGTTTGTTTTATGAAAGACAGTTTTGACTTCGGGATATTTGTAGCTGCTGTCAATCTGACCACCAACAGCGACATTTTCGATAGATACTTGTATTCACTCTTTTGGGGGTTCCAG CAAATTAGTACGCTAGCTGGGAATCAGGAGCCGAGCTACGTGCCTCTCGAAGTTGTTTTCACCATGTTCATAATAGGGATAGGTCTGCTGCTTTTCGCTCTTCTGATTGGGAATATGCAGACCATTCTGCAGGAACTTGGACGCAG GAGGTTAGAAAAGTCTTTGAGAGGCCGCAAAGTTGAACAATGGATGAAACATCTTCGCTTACCTAATAATCTTCAAAG TCAAGTCCGAGCTGCAGAACGCTTCAACTGGGCAACAGGTAGGGGTGTAAACAAAGACGCGATGATAGAGAACTTTCCAGAGGACCTTCAACGAAATATTAGGCGCCATCTTTTTAA CTACGGATTTTTCAACTTCTCGATGAACCTGTCATTGATGCTATACAAGAGAAGCTGA
- the LOC121759313 gene encoding probable cyclic nucleotide-gated ion channel 20, chloroplastic isoform X1: MMNAEFLYAGVFEAMDASSRDEAPMLPASHLQSDDGVSSARRGISGKTRSVSMSFAMESPHPSEYQQNLVGLTGPLRQNSQVQMSGPLHPNRNNEVIFRPPQTAAEPENQARNGDGDYVGKNENLLSSGQLGKCSDPYCTACPIYYVQQKPLRTTEMIDAKYRNMLYGDAQSWAKRMRSHFLSYIPGVINPHAKLVQWWKKFFVICCIVASFLDPFFFFLFFVNKDYNCVELIWPKTREFLILRTIIDCVYFMHILLQFRLAYVAPETRVAGSGDLVDDPKMIAWNYFTTYFLVDLVVVLPLPQIILIFVLPHSASSPGIGIIKFVLPLAILVQYIPRLCRFLPSVAGFSPTGFMFESDWANFLMNLLMYILASHVVGSCWYFLSIQRVNKCFEDACHGGNKISNCTKFISCNHGYEKRFTPMPDWNDSKNNENANVCFMKDSFDFGIFVAAVNLTTNSDIFDRYLYSLFWGFQQISTLAGNQEPSYVPLEVVFTMFIIGIGLLLFALLIGNMQTILQELGRRRLEKSLRGRKVEQWMKHLRLPNNLQSQVRAAERFNWATGRGVNKDAMIENFPEDLQRNIRRHLFKLVKKLRIFQLLDEPVIDAIQEKLKTTSYIRGSEILYPGGLVDKTVFIIRGKMKSTGEDVIQVLYYYYYLV; the protein is encoded by the exons GTGTATTTGAAGCAATGGATGCTTCATCGAGAGATGAAGCACCTATGCTGCCAGCTTCACATTTACAGTCCGATGATGGTGTCTCCTCTGCAAGAAGAGGGATTTCTGGTAAGACGAGGAGTGTGTCAATGTCTTTCGCTATGGAGTCTCCACATCCATCCGAATACCAGCAAAATCTAGTTGGTTTAACTGGCCCTTTGAGGCAAAATTCTCAAGTACAGATGAGTGGTCCATTACATCCTAACCGGAACAACGAGGTCATCTTTAGGCCTCCTCAGACAGCTGCTGAGCCTGAGAATCAGGCCAGGAATGGTGATGGGGACTACGTGGGGAAGAATGAGAACCTCTTGAGCTCTGGGCAGCTCGGGAAGTGCAGTGATCCCTACTGCACAGCTTGTCCCATCTATTATGTTCAGCAGAAGCCGTTAAGGACCACAGAGATGATTGATGCTAAG TATCGCAATATGCTCTATGGCGATGCACAAAGTTGGGCAAAGAGAATGCGTTCGCATTTCCTTTCTTACATTCCTGGGGTTATTAATCCTCATGCAAAACTCGTTCAATGGTGGAAAAAGTTCTTCGTTATCTGTTGCATTGTTGCGTCATTTCTcgatccatttttctttttcctattttttgtgAACAAG GATTACAACTGCGTCGAATTAATTTGGCCTAAGACACGAGAATTTCTCATCTTGAGGACCATTATCGACTGCGTTTATTTCATGCATATCCTCCTTCAG TTTAGGCTAGCTTATGTTGCTCCTGAAACAAGAGTTGCAGGGTCTGGCGATTTAGTTGATGATCCTAAGATGATAGCCTGGAATTATTTCACGACATACTTTCTTGTCGATCTAGTTGTTGTACTTCCCTTGCCACAG attatattaatatttgtcTTACCACACTCTGCCTCGTCACCTGGAATCGGAATTATAAAATTTGTCCTTCCATTGGCTATTCTCGTTCAGTATATACCAAGGCTGTGCAGATTCTTACCTTCTGTTGCTGGTTTTTCCCCAACTGGCTTCATGTTTGAGTCAGACTGGGCAAATTTCCTCATGAATCTTCTCATGTACATTTTAGCGAGCCATGTGGTTGGCTCATGCTGGTATTTTCTTAGCATACAG AGGGTCAATAAATGCTTTGAAGATGCATGCCATGGCGGGAACAAAATCAGTAACTGTACAAAATTCATCAGCTGTAATCATGGATATGAGAAGAGGTTTACACCCATGCCGGACTGGAATGACtcgaaaaataatgaaaatgcaaATGTTTGTTTTATGAAAGACAGTTTTGACTTCGGGATATTTGTAGCTGCTGTCAATCTGACCACCAACAGCGACATTTTCGATAGATACTTGTATTCACTCTTTTGGGGGTTCCAG CAAATTAGTACGCTAGCTGGGAATCAGGAGCCGAGCTACGTGCCTCTCGAAGTTGTTTTCACCATGTTCATAATAGGGATAGGTCTGCTGCTTTTCGCTCTTCTGATTGGGAATATGCAGACCATTCTGCAGGAACTTGGACGCAG GAGGTTAGAAAAGTCTTTGAGAGGCCGCAAAGTTGAACAATGGATGAAACATCTTCGCTTACCTAATAATCTTCAAAG TCAAGTCCGAGCTGCAGAACGCTTCAACTGGGCAACAGGTAGGGGTGTAAACAAAGACGCGATGATAGAGAACTTTCCAGAGGACCTTCAACGAAATATTAGGCGCCATCTTTTTAAGTTAGTCAAGAAA CTACGGATTTTTCAACTTCTCGATGAACCTGTCATTGATGCTATACAAGAGAAGCTGAAAACAACATCCTACATTAGAGGCAGTGAGATATTATATCCAGGTGGTCTAGTTGATAAAACAGTATTTATAATTCGTGGAAAGATGAAGAGCACGGGAGAAGATGTGATACAAGtcttatactactattattatttagtttag